The Rhodopseudomonas palustris genome window below encodes:
- a CDS encoding peptidylprolyl isomerase, with amino-acid sequence MTTKVSFRIFALALACAVTMWGGIGPTRAQSVAVMVNGEPITNFDIEQRSKLDRLSNQSRTRQQILDELIDEKVKIREGKKFGVNPTDSDIDSSFASMSSRMRMSPDQMVKMLAAQGIRPGTLKSKIKAEMVWTSLVRGRFKDSLLVGEKDIQAQLAAKGGDEKATTESFEYRMRPVVLIVSRGSGAGAVEARRKEAESLRGRVQSCADADRIFKALPNAAIRGTVVKTSADLPPALREILDKTPVGQMTAPEATKQGIEMVALCSRKPTTADTPMKREIREKMYAEKFQAKSKDYLRESRNAAMIEYR; translated from the coding sequence ATGACGACCAAGGTTTCCTTTCGTATTTTCGCTCTGGCGCTGGCCTGCGCCGTCACCATGTGGGGCGGAATCGGACCCACGCGCGCGCAGTCCGTCGCCGTCATGGTCAATGGCGAGCCGATCACCAATTTCGACATCGAGCAGCGCTCCAAGCTCGACAGACTGTCGAACCAATCCCGCACGCGTCAGCAGATTCTCGACGAACTGATCGACGAGAAAGTCAAAATCAGGGAAGGCAAGAAGTTCGGCGTCAACCCGACCGATTCCGACATCGATTCGTCGTTCGCGAGCATGAGTTCGCGGATGCGGATGTCGCCGGATCAGATGGTGAAAATGCTCGCCGCTCAGGGCATCCGCCCGGGCACATTGAAGTCCAAGATCAAGGCCGAGATGGTCTGGACCAGCCTGGTGCGCGGCCGCTTCAAGGACAGCCTGCTGGTCGGCGAGAAGGATATCCAGGCGCAGCTCGCCGCAAAGGGCGGCGACGAAAAGGCCACGACCGAGAGCTTCGAGTATCGGATGCGACCGGTCGTGCTGATCGTGTCGCGCGGCTCCGGCGCGGGCGCGGTGGAAGCTCGGCGCAAGGAAGCCGAGTCGCTGCGCGGCCGCGTGCAGAGTTGCGCGGACGCCGATCGCATCTTCAAGGCACTGCCGAACGCGGCGATCCGCGGCACGGTCGTCAAGACGTCGGCCGACCTCCCGCCTGCGCTGCGCGAGATCCTGGACAAGACCCCGGTCGGCCAGATGACGGCGCCGGAAGCGACCAAGCAGGGGATCGAGATGGTGGCGCTGTGCTCGCGCAAGCCCACCACGGCCGACACGCCGATGAAGCGCGAAATCCGCGAAAAGATGTACGCGGAAAAATTTCAGGCCAAGTCGAAGGACTATTTGCGCGAGTCGCGCAATGCCGCGATGATCGAGTATCGCTAG
- the pdxA gene encoding 4-hydroxythreonine-4-phosphate dehydrogenase PdxA translates to MTRPLALSLGEPAGIGPDITIAAWMRRDAVDLPPFYLLGDRDCVARRAQLLGVDIPIAEVCAEQAAETFATALPVVATGHAATADPGRPDATSAAAAIASIRRAVDDVGAGRAAAVVTNPIAKSVLYQAGFAHPGHTEFLAELARGDGAAPQPVMMLWCPSLAVVPVTIHVSLRDAIAQLTTELIVSTARIVVQDLQRRLGIAAPRLVLAGLNPHAGEDGALGGEDRAIVAPAVEILRRDGIDARGPLPADTMFHAAARKTYDCAICMYHDQALIPIKTIAFDEGVNVTLGLPFIRTSPDHGTAFDIAGTGRADPSSLIAALKLAARMAAAPSP, encoded by the coding sequence ATGACCAGACCACTAGCCTTGTCGCTCGGCGAGCCCGCGGGCATCGGCCCCGATATCACGATCGCGGCGTGGATGCGCCGCGACGCGGTCGATCTACCGCCGTTCTATCTGCTCGGCGACCGCGATTGCGTGGCGCGGCGCGCGCAGCTGTTGGGCGTCGACATCCCGATCGCGGAGGTGTGTGCCGAACAGGCCGCCGAGACCTTTGCGACCGCCCTGCCCGTCGTGGCGACAGGACATGCCGCGACGGCAGACCCCGGCAGGCCGGACGCCACCAGCGCCGCCGCTGCGATCGCGTCGATCCGCCGGGCGGTGGACGATGTCGGCGCCGGTCGGGCGGCCGCAGTGGTCACCAATCCGATCGCCAAGAGCGTGTTGTATCAGGCCGGCTTCGCGCACCCCGGCCACACCGAATTCCTCGCCGAACTGGCGCGCGGCGACGGGGCCGCGCCACAGCCGGTGATGATGCTGTGGTGTCCGAGCCTCGCCGTGGTGCCGGTCACCATTCATGTTTCGCTGCGCGACGCGATCGCGCAGCTCACGACCGAACTGATCGTTTCGACCGCACGCATCGTGGTGCAAGATCTGCAACGCCGCCTCGGCATCGCCGCGCCGCGGCTCGTGCTCGCGGGCCTCAACCCGCACGCCGGCGAAGACGGCGCGCTGGGGGGCGAGGATCGCGCCATCGTCGCGCCGGCGGTGGAAATCCTGCGCCGCGACGGGATCGACGCCCGCGGGCCGCTGCCCGCCGATACGATGTTTCATGCCGCCGCTCGCAAGACCTACGACTGCGCGATCTGCATGTATCACGACCAGGCGCTGATCCCGATCAAGACCATCGCCTTCGACGAAGGCGTCAACGTCACGCTCGGTCTCCCCTTCATCCGCACATCGCCCGATCACGGCACGGCATTCGACATCGCCGGCACCGGGCGCGCCGATCCTTCGAGCCTGATCGCCGCGCTGAAACTCGCGGCCCGGATGGCTGCGGCGCCTTCGCCATGA